The proteins below come from a single Prolixibacter sp. NT017 genomic window:
- the gyrA gene encoding DNA gyrase subunit A: MADGEKIIKINIEEQMKSAYIDYSMSVIVSRALPDVRDGLKPVHRRILFGMGELGIYSNRSYKKSARIVGEVLGKYHPHGDSSVYFAMVRMAQQWSMRYRLVDGQGNFGSVDGDSPAAMRYTEARLQKLAEEALADLDKNTVDFAPNFDESLKEPTVLPAKFPNLLVNGASGIAVGMATNMPPHNLTDTIEAINAYIDNPDIEMDELIDLIKAPDFPTGGIIYGYSGVREAYETGRGRIVMRGKSEIEVAPNGREKLIITEIPYLVNKAELIIKIADLVNEKRIDGIANVNDESDRKGMRIVVDIKRDDMASVVLNKLYKYTQLQSTFSVNNIALVKGRPRMLNLRDLIHYFVEHRHEVVVRRTQYELDQAEKKAHVLRGLIIAIDNLDAVISLIRGSKTPEEAREGLMTNFELDEIQARAILDMRLQKLTGLERDKLHEEYDELMKQIEHLKDILANEPLRMQIIKDELAEIQSRYGDERKTEIIHSAEEFNPEDFYADDEMVITISHMGYMKRTPLTEFRTQSRGGVGSRGSTTRDEDFLEHMFIATMHNTILLFTEKGKCFWLKVYEIPEGAKASKGRAIQNLLNIEPDDNVKAFINVKNLKDEEYINNNYIILCTKKGVIKKTSLEAYSRPRQNGVNAITIRENDQLLEARLTNGNHEIMMAVRTGKAIRFPEDKVRAIGRTGAGVRGITLGGENDELVGMVCVENESEDILVVSENGFGKRSKIDDYRITNRGGKGVKTLNVTPKTGSLVAIKSASNDDDLMIITQTGVTIRVPVEDIRMTGRAAQGVKLINLKDTDKIASVARVKASETEIEASDDALDADSEPDGEVSE, translated from the coding sequence ATGGCTGACGGAGAAAAGATAATTAAAATAAATATCGAAGAGCAGATGAAATCTGCCTACATCGACTACTCGATGTCGGTAATTGTTTCAAGAGCTCTTCCGGATGTTCGGGACGGGCTGAAGCCTGTTCACCGAAGAATCTTGTTTGGGATGGGAGAGTTGGGAATCTACTCCAACCGCTCGTATAAAAAATCAGCAAGGATTGTTGGTGAAGTGCTGGGTAAATATCACCCTCATGGTGATTCCTCGGTATATTTTGCCATGGTTCGTATGGCGCAGCAGTGGTCCATGAGATACCGGCTGGTTGACGGACAGGGAAACTTCGGTTCAGTTGACGGTGATAGCCCGGCTGCTATGCGTTATACCGAGGCCCGTCTTCAGAAACTGGCTGAAGAGGCGTTGGCTGATCTGGACAAGAATACGGTTGATTTTGCACCCAACTTCGACGAGTCGTTGAAAGAACCCACCGTTCTCCCGGCCAAATTTCCGAACCTTTTGGTTAACGGTGCATCAGGTATTGCTGTCGGGATGGCAACAAATATGCCGCCGCACAACCTGACCGACACCATTGAAGCGATCAATGCTTATATCGACAACCCGGACATCGAAATGGACGAGTTGATTGATTTGATCAAAGCACCTGATTTCCCGACAGGAGGAATCATTTATGGCTACTCTGGAGTGCGCGAAGCATACGAGACGGGTCGTGGCCGGATTGTAATGCGTGGTAAATCAGAGATCGAGGTAGCTCCGAACGGAAGAGAAAAGCTGATTATTACAGAGATTCCATACCTGGTTAACAAGGCTGAATTGATTATTAAAATCGCTGACCTGGTTAATGAAAAGAGAATTGATGGAATTGCCAATGTAAATGATGAGTCGGATCGCAAAGGAATGCGCATCGTGGTAGATATCAAACGCGATGACATGGCCAGTGTGGTGCTGAACAAGCTTTACAAATACACGCAGCTGCAGTCGACTTTCAGCGTTAATAACATTGCGCTGGTTAAAGGCCGGCCACGCATGCTGAACCTTCGAGACCTGATTCACTATTTTGTCGAGCACCGTCACGAAGTGGTTGTGCGTCGCACACAATACGAACTGGATCAGGCGGAAAAGAAAGCGCACGTTTTGCGCGGTTTGATCATCGCAATCGACAATCTGGACGCTGTCATCAGTTTGATTCGCGGTTCTAAAACACCGGAAGAAGCGAGAGAAGGTTTGATGACCAACTTCGAGTTGGACGAGATTCAGGCGCGCGCTATTCTCGATATGCGTCTTCAGAAGCTGACCGGACTTGAACGGGATAAGCTGCACGAAGAATACGATGAGCTGATGAAGCAAATCGAACATCTGAAAGATATTCTGGCCAACGAGCCACTTCGGATGCAGATTATTAAGGATGAATTGGCCGAAATCCAAAGTCGCTACGGGGATGAAAGAAAAACGGAAATCATCCATTCAGCGGAAGAATTCAACCCGGAAGATTTCTATGCCGATGATGAGATGGTAATTACCATTTCGCACATGGGATACATGAAGCGTACGCCGCTGACTGAGTTCCGCACGCAATCCCGAGGAGGCGTTGGGTCCCGCGGTTCAACAACCCGTGATGAAGACTTTCTCGAGCACATGTTCATCGCAACGATGCACAATACCATTCTTCTGTTTACCGAAAAGGGTAAATGTTTCTGGTTGAAAGTATATGAAATTCCGGAAGGAGCGAAGGCTTCCAAAGGCCGTGCTATTCAGAACCTCCTGAATATTGAACCGGATGACAATGTCAAGGCTTTCATCAATGTCAAGAATCTGAAGGACGAAGAGTATATTAATAATAACTACATCATTCTTTGTACCAAGAAGGGAGTTATCAAGAAGACTTCGCTTGAAGCATATTCCCGTCCGCGTCAAAACGGTGTAAATGCCATTACCATTCGTGAAAATGACCAGTTGCTGGAAGCACGTCTGACCAACGGTAATCACGAAATTATGATGGCGGTTCGTACCGGAAAAGCCATCCGTTTCCCCGAAGACAAGGTTCGGGCCATTGGTCGTACAGGGGCCGGAGTCCGCGGAATTACACTGGGAGGAGAGAACGACGAGCTGGTTGGTATGGTTTGTGTAGAGAATGAAAGCGAGGATATCCTTGTTGTTTCCGAAAATGGATTCGGAAAGCGTTCTAAGATTGATGACTACCGGATTACCAACCGGGGAGGTAAAGGTGTTAAAACGCTGAATGTTACCCCGAAGACCGGATCGTTGGTAGCGATTAAAAGCGCAAGCAACGATGATGACCTGATGATCATTACCCAAACAGGAGTGACCATTCGTGTTCCCGTCGAGGATATTCGGATGACAGGTCGTGCAGCTCAGGGAGTTAAACTGATCAACCTGAAAGATACCGATAAGATTGCATCCGTTGCCCGGGTGAAGGCATCCGAAACTGAAATTGAAGCTTCAGACGATGCATTAGATGCTGATAGTGAACCTGATGGTGAAGTGTCAGAATAA
- a CDS encoding ATP-dependent Clp protease ATP-binding subunit: MDSKFSPRIKDVLSYSREEAIRLGNEHIGTEHLFLGILRDGEGVAIDIMTQLGIDFSGIKKDVEKAVINDKPLEPDASVPLMKSTEKVLKIVYLEARSLNEQTISTGHLLLAILKDQNSLVSQLFNDYGLGYDDVKTELEHLSKTENKSDFPEDSDDQDEMYGGRGSGSGAGGSGSAKGSSPKTETPVLDNFGIDITKAAVEGSLDPIVGRQKEIERIAQVLSRRKKNNPVLIGEPGVGKSAIVEGLALRIAQKKVSRVLFDKRVVSLDLASIVAGTKYRGQFEERMKAILNELSKVDNVILFIDEIHTIVGAGGATGSLDAANMLKPALARGDIQCIGATTLDEYRQHIEKDGALERRFQKVMVEPTSIEETIEILNNIKERYEDHHNVMYTPEAIDACVKLTTRYITDRHLPDKAIDALDESGSRVHISNITVPDRIVKLEEEIEDTRNEKIQAVKSQNFELAASFRDKEKNLLANLDKEKEDWEKELESHRETVGEEQVADVVSMMSGIPVQRIAEAEGKKLKNMLADLKANVIGQDEALTKITKAIQRNRAGLKDPNKPIGTFIFLGPTGVGKTQLAKVLAEYLFDTTEALIRIDMSEYMEKFSVSRLVGAPPGYVGYEEGGQLTEKVRRKPYAVVLLDEIEKAHPDVFNLLLQVLDEGRLTDSLGRKIDFRNTIIIMTSNIGTRQLKDFGQGLGFNIRKSPEEENEHAKYIIQKALKRAFAPEFLNRVDDVVLFNTLSKEHISKIIDIELKGLFERVEALNYKLKITAKAKDFIAGKGFDPQFGARPLKRAIQKYLEDEMAEAIIQNRIEDGSTITIDYNAKEDKMVVKIVSPTEPPKALENNNNN, translated from the coding sequence ATGGATTCAAAATTTTCACCCAGAATAAAAGACGTCCTTTCTTACAGCCGTGAAGAAGCCATCCGGTTGGGGAATGAGCATATTGGTACGGAACACCTTTTCCTTGGTATTCTCAGGGACGGTGAAGGCGTAGCTATTGATATCATGACCCAGCTGGGAATTGATTTTTCCGGCATTAAAAAGGATGTGGAAAAAGCAGTTATTAATGACAAACCTTTAGAACCTGACGCATCGGTACCGTTGATGAAAAGCACCGAAAAGGTCCTCAAAATAGTGTACCTCGAAGCGCGTTCACTCAACGAACAGACTATTAGTACCGGACATTTGCTCCTGGCTATTCTGAAAGACCAGAATAGTCTGGTAAGTCAACTGTTTAACGACTATGGTCTCGGTTACGATGACGTTAAGACGGAATTGGAGCACCTTTCGAAGACAGAGAACAAATCCGATTTTCCGGAAGACAGCGACGACCAGGATGAAATGTATGGTGGTCGTGGCAGCGGAAGCGGTGCAGGTGGTTCGGGAAGTGCCAAAGGTTCTTCGCCCAAAACAGAAACACCGGTACTCGATAATTTCGGTATTGATATTACCAAGGCTGCTGTTGAAGGAAGTCTCGACCCGATAGTTGGCCGCCAGAAAGAAATTGAACGGATTGCCCAGGTGCTGAGTCGTCGTAAAAAGAACAACCCGGTACTGATTGGTGAACCGGGCGTTGGTAAGTCGGCCATTGTTGAAGGCTTGGCGTTGCGTATAGCGCAGAAGAAAGTTTCACGAGTACTGTTTGACAAGCGCGTGGTTAGCCTCGATTTGGCTTCAATCGTAGCTGGTACCAAATACCGCGGTCAGTTCGAGGAACGCATGAAAGCAATCCTGAATGAACTGTCGAAAGTGGACAACGTGATTCTTTTCATCGATGAGATTCACACCATCGTTGGTGCCGGCGGAGCAACCGGTTCGCTGGATGCAGCCAATATGCTGAAACCGGCCTTGGCACGTGGTGATATTCAATGTATTGGCGCCACCACACTGGATGAATACCGTCAGCACATCGAAAAAGACGGTGCACTGGAACGTCGTTTCCAGAAAGTGATGGTTGAGCCAACCAGCATCGAAGAAACCATCGAGATTCTTAATAATATTAAAGAACGATACGAGGATCACCACAACGTAATGTACACCCCGGAAGCAATTGACGCCTGCGTCAAACTGACGACCCGTTACATTACCGACCGGCATCTTCCCGATAAGGCAATTGATGCACTGGACGAATCGGGATCCCGCGTTCATATTTCCAACATTACGGTTCCCGACCGGATTGTGAAGTTGGAAGAAGAAATTGAAGACACCCGGAATGAAAAAATTCAGGCAGTAAAAAGCCAGAATTTTGAATTGGCTGCCAGCTTCCGTGACAAGGAGAAAAACCTGCTGGCCAACCTCGACAAAGAGAAGGAAGACTGGGAAAAAGAGCTGGAAAGTCATCGTGAAACCGTTGGCGAAGAACAAGTTGCCGATGTGGTTTCCATGATGTCGGGTATTCCGGTACAGCGTATCGCCGAAGCAGAAGGCAAAAAGCTGAAAAACATGCTGGCCGACCTGAAAGCGAATGTGATTGGACAGGATGAAGCGCTGACAAAAATTACCAAAGCAATTCAGCGTAACCGTGCCGGACTGAAAGATCCGAATAAACCGATTGGTACGTTCATTTTCTTAGGTCCGACCGGTGTGGGAAAGACCCAGTTGGCAAAGGTTCTGGCTGAATACCTGTTCGATACAACCGAAGCATTGATTCGTATTGACATGAGCGAATACATGGAGAAATTCTCCGTCTCGCGTCTGGTTGGTGCTCCTCCCGGATATGTCGGTTACGAAGAGGGTGGACAGCTGACAGAGAAAGTCAGAAGAAAACCCTACGCGGTTGTACTGCTCGACGAAATCGAAAAAGCGCATCCTGATGTGTTCAACCTGTTGCTTCAGGTACTGGACGAAGGACGCTTAACCGATAGTTTGGGCCGCAAAATCGATTTCCGGAATACTATTATTATCATGACATCGAATATCGGAACCCGTCAGTTGAAAGACTTCGGTCAGGGACTGGGATTCAATATCAGGAAATCGCCGGAAGAAGAGAACGAGCACGCCAAATACATTATTCAGAAGGCGCTGAAACGCGCGTTTGCACCGGAATTCCTGAACCGTGTGGATGATGTGGTACTCTTTAACACCTTGTCGAAAGAGCACATTAGCAAGATCATCGACATTGAGTTGAAAGGATTGTTTGAACGCGTTGAAGCATTGAATTACAAGCTTAAAATCACAGCGAAAGCGAAAGATTTTATTGCCGGAAAAGGTTTCGACCCGCAGTTTGGCGCGCGTCCGTTGAAACGGGCTATTCAGAAATACCTGGAAGATGAAATGGCCGAAGCCATTATTCAGAACCGAATTGAAGATGGCTCGACGATAACGATTGATTACAATGCCAAAGAAGATAAGATGGTGGTCAAAATTGTTTCTCCGACAGAACCACCCAAAGCTTTGGAAAATAACAATAACAACTAA
- the mazG gene encoding nucleoside triphosphate pyrophosphohydrolase, translating to MAKKEQLEAFGKLLDIMDELRVKCPWDRKQTLESLRKLTIEETYELGDAIIERDMAEIKKELGDILLHIVFYAKIGDEMDSFDIEDVINSLNEKLIYRHPHVFGDVSVANATEVEENWEALKLKEKGRKKKVLEGVPASLPALIKANRIQEKVRGVGFDWEEREQVWDKVKEELSEVEHEMRANDQAKLEEEFGDLLFSLVNAARLYDIDPETALERTNRKFIRRFNYLEEKTLGNGRSLHDMSLEEMDHYWEEAKKLDKK from the coding sequence ATGGCGAAGAAAGAACAGCTGGAGGCCTTCGGAAAGTTGCTGGATATTATGGATGAGCTTAGGGTAAAATGTCCATGGGACCGCAAACAAACCCTTGAATCGCTTCGCAAGTTGACCATTGAAGAAACATACGAACTGGGAGATGCCATCATTGAGCGCGACATGGCGGAAATAAAAAAAGAGTTGGGCGATATTCTGTTGCACATCGTCTTTTATGCCAAAATCGGTGATGAGATGGATTCGTTTGACATCGAAGACGTGATCAATTCGCTTAACGAAAAGCTGATTTACCGTCATCCACACGTATTTGGCGATGTTTCAGTAGCAAACGCTACCGAGGTGGAAGAGAACTGGGAAGCGCTTAAACTAAAAGAGAAAGGGCGCAAGAAGAAAGTTTTGGAAGGTGTGCCGGCTTCGCTTCCGGCATTGATAAAAGCCAATCGTATTCAGGAAAAGGTGAGGGGAGTAGGCTTCGACTGGGAAGAACGCGAACAGGTTTGGGACAAGGTGAAAGAAGAGTTGTCGGAAGTTGAACACGAAATGAGAGCAAATGATCAGGCCAAACTGGAAGAGGAATTTGGTGATTTGCTTTTCTCGCTGGTCAATGCCGCCCGATTGTACGATATCGATCCGGAAACAGCGCTGGAACGGACCAACCGTAAATTCATTCGTCGTTTTAATTACCTCGAAGAAAAAACACTGGGAAACGGGCGCTCATTGCACGATATGAGCCTGGAAGAGATGGACCATTACTGGGAAGAGGCCAAAAAGCTTGATAAAAAGTAA
- a CDS encoding PhoH family protein: protein MIEKIFELEGVEHTSFFGVRNSKIELIKSYFPKLIITARGHNVKVKGDPAEIEEFTTKFQLVLDHYYHYNSLSEESIHQIMMDAVKTIEQQFPGQEDILLFGNSGKPIRARTPNQRKLVEKAKNDDLIFAIGPAGSGKTYTAIALAVRALKNREIKRIILSRPAVEAGENLGFLPGDLKEKIDPYLQPLYDALLDMIPPRKLEEFLKDGVIQIAPLAFMRGRTLSNAYVILDEAQNTSIPQLKMFLTRMGLNTKYVITGDITQIDLPKKQPSGLITALRILKDLEGISIIEFDKGDIIRHRLVRDIVDAYDHYDKSK, encoded by the coding sequence ATGATCGAAAAGATTTTTGAACTCGAAGGCGTAGAACATACTTCTTTCTTTGGAGTAAGGAACAGTAAAATAGAACTGATAAAATCCTACTTCCCAAAACTCATCATCACAGCCCGCGGGCACAATGTTAAAGTAAAAGGTGACCCCGCGGAAATAGAGGAATTTACCACCAAATTTCAGCTGGTCCTTGACCATTACTACCACTACAATTCCTTGTCAGAAGAAAGCATTCATCAGATTATGATGGACGCTGTGAAGACAATTGAGCAACAATTTCCCGGTCAGGAAGATATTTTGCTTTTTGGAAATTCCGGAAAACCCATCCGTGCCCGTACTCCCAATCAGCGAAAGCTGGTTGAAAAGGCAAAGAACGACGATTTGATTTTTGCCATCGGACCGGCTGGTTCCGGAAAAACCTACACGGCCATTGCCTTAGCCGTTCGCGCATTGAAAAACCGTGAAATCAAGCGGATTATTTTGAGTCGTCCGGCAGTGGAAGCTGGCGAGAATCTGGGGTTCCTACCGGGAGATTTGAAGGAAAAAATCGACCCGTACCTGCAACCATTGTATGATGCGCTGCTCGATATGATTCCTCCGCGAAAGCTGGAAGAATTTCTGAAGGACGGGGTTATACAGATTGCACCGCTGGCATTTATGCGTGGACGTACGCTCAGCAATGCTTATGTTATTCTGGACGAAGCGCAAAACACTTCCATTCCGCAGTTGAAGATGTTTCTGACCCGAATGGGACTGAATACGAAGTATGTTATTACCGGCGATATTACACAGATTGATTTACCGAAAAAGCAGCCATCAGGTTTGATAACAGCACTAAGAATTTTAAAGGATTTGGAGGGAATTTCCATCATCGAATTCGACAAAGGTGACATTATCCGGCACCGGTTGGTTCGCGACATCGTCGATGCATACGACCATTACGATAAATCGAAATGA
- a CDS encoding phosphoribosylaminoimidazolesuccinocarboxamide synthase, with product MSSKAIIQTDFNFPGQKSVYKGKVRDVYNINDDHLVMIVSDRISAFDVVLPEGIPYKGQVLNQIAAKFLDATSDIVPNWKIATPDPMVTIGHMCEPYKVEMVIRGYLTGHAWREYRDGKRSLCGVPLPEGMKENQKFDQPLLTPTTKADEGHDEDISREEILTQGLVSEEDYVLLEKYTRELFQRGTEMAAEKGLILVDTKYEFGKKNGKIYLIDEINTPDSSRYFYADGYEERLAKGEKQKQLSKEFVRQWLIENGFQGQEGQKVPEMNEEFVNQVSDRYIELFEKITGDKFQKAEASDVAARIEENVTNYIKQNL from the coding sequence ATGAGCAGTAAAGCCATTATTCAGACAGATTTCAATTTTCCAGGACAAAAAAGCGTGTACAAGGGAAAAGTACGCGATGTGTACAACATCAACGACGACCACCTCGTAATGATTGTATCCGATCGCATTTCTGCCTTCGATGTGGTGCTCCCTGAAGGCATTCCTTACAAAGGACAGGTTTTGAATCAGATTGCAGCCAAGTTTCTGGATGCAACCTCAGACATTGTTCCGAACTGGAAAATCGCGACTCCTGACCCAATGGTCACCATTGGACATATGTGTGAGCCTTACAAAGTAGAGATGGTAATTCGTGGTTACCTGACTGGTCACGCATGGCGCGAATACCGCGACGGAAAGCGCTCGTTGTGCGGCGTTCCGCTCCCTGAAGGAATGAAAGAGAATCAGAAATTTGATCAACCACTCCTTACGCCTACCACCAAAGCCGACGAAGGCCATGACGAAGATATTTCCCGTGAGGAAATTTTGACGCAGGGACTGGTAAGCGAGGAAGACTACGTGCTGCTTGAGAAATACACACGTGAATTATTCCAGCGGGGAACGGAAATGGCGGCCGAAAAAGGATTGATTTTGGTGGATACCAAATACGAATTTGGTAAGAAAAATGGAAAAATCTACCTGATCGACGAGATTAATACGCCTGATTCGTCACGTTATTTCTACGCAGATGGCTATGAAGAAAGACTGGCCAAAGGCGAAAAACAGAAGCAGCTTTCGAAAGAATTCGTGCGTCAGTGGCTGATCGAGAATGGCTTCCAGGGACAGGAAGGCCAGAAAGTACCGGAAATGAATGAGGAGTTTGTCAACCAGGTTTCTGATCGTTACATTGAGTTGTTTGAAAAAATCACCGGCGACAAATTTCAGAAAGCTGAAGCCAGCGATGTTGCAGCTCGTATTGAAGAAAATGTAACGAACTACATTAAGCAGAATCTTTGA
- a CDS encoding TlpA disulfide reductase family protein, with translation MKKTILLSLFLAFATLAFADGKGTKVETGQPVPEFKFHDQNGKKVSISDFKGKVVVVDFFATWCPPCRKELPEVQTKIWDKYKDNPNFALFVFGREQKAAELNKFKKENHYTFPIIPDEKRKIFSLFADQYIPRTFVIDQAGKIIFDSVGYSQKDFQKLLNVLAKNIQ, from the coding sequence ATGAAAAAAACCATCCTCCTCAGCCTGTTTCTGGCCTTCGCCACATTGGCTTTCGCCGATGGAAAAGGAACAAAAGTAGAAACGGGACAACCGGTTCCTGAATTCAAATTTCACGATCAAAACGGGAAAAAAGTCTCTATTTCCGATTTCAAAGGTAAGGTCGTTGTGGTTGACTTTTTTGCCACCTGGTGTCCTCCTTGCCGGAAAGAACTTCCTGAAGTTCAGACAAAGATATGGGACAAATACAAGGACAATCCCAATTTTGCCCTGTTTGTTTTCGGTCGTGAACAGAAAGCGGCGGAACTGAATAAGTTTAAGAAGGAGAATCACTACACTTTCCCAATCATTCCCGATGAGAAAAGGAAAATCTTTAGCTTGTTTGCCGATCAGTATATTCCCCGCACCTTCGTCATCGATCAGGCCGGGAAAATTATTTTCGATTCTGTCGGCTATAGCCAGAAAGATTTCCAGAAACTGTTGAATGTATTGGCGAAGAACATTCAGTAA